A single window of Anaerocolumna chitinilytica DNA harbors:
- a CDS encoding regulator of G-protein signaling domain-containing protein — protein sequence MKNTTRKLTVILVLFLIVLTTACTNKVEVKKDTSITIVTPSAGQDKQTAKSAVTPSATKEISIYTMNENTQDVESVSAFVSEDTKITPEFIVDKVADSLAERLIDVGIDSVTTEKDTVIVSFLSDAPPVVQVDLTVETTILDAIAQSLVDNLPEYPKVIFRIEGKEYKSDNLSFGLNSVYLDGNKSK from the coding sequence ATGAAAAATACGACAAGGAAACTTACTGTAATCCTGGTTTTATTTTTAATCGTATTAACAACGGCATGCACAAATAAGGTTGAGGTAAAAAAAGATACTTCCATTACAATCGTAACACCTTCCGCAGGGCAGGACAAACAAACTGCCAAATCCGCAGTAACACCATCTGCAACAAAAGAAATCTCCATCTATACCATGAACGAAAATACGCAGGATGTGGAATCCGTATCAGCATTTGTAAGTGAAGATACAAAGATTACACCGGAATTTATCGTTGACAAGGTAGCAGATTCTTTAGCAGAACGGTTAATTGATGTGGGAATTGATAGCGTAACAACAGAAAAGGATACGGTTATTGTAAGCTTTCTCTCTGATGCCCCGCCTGTTGTTCAGGTCGATTTAACGGTTGAAACAACCATTCTGGATGCCATTGCACAAAGCCTGGTAGACAACCTTCCGGAATATCCTAAAGTGATTTTCCGAATTGAAGGAAAGGAATATAAGTCAGATAATCTATCTTTCGGATTGAATTCTGTTTATCTGGACGGTAACAAGTCAAAATAA
- a CDS encoding competence/damage-inducible protein A, which produces MTVELISVGTEILLGNIVNTNASFLAEKCAALGMANYYQISVGDNEERLSGVINTALSRSDIIILTGGLGPTEDDLTKEVTAKVLKRRLVEDAGSRSRIEEYFKGRERKDITENNWKQALIIEGCQVVENNNGTAPGLIVKTEEGKIIILMPGPPGEMIPMFEESIVPYLKTLSENVLYSEMVKICGIGESKAETMIKDMIDSQTNPTIAPYAKNGEVHLRVTALAATKEEGMLLTAPVVAELKKRFGSHIYTTDEKVTIEEAVINLLTKFNLTVSTAESCSGGLLAGRLVNVSGASAVFEEGFITYSNKAKMKYLGVSESTLKKYGAVSSETAKEMAAGAAKAAGSLAALSVTGIAGPEGGTESKPVGLVYIGCYFDGKIEVREFHFKGNRQKVREYTVISALDFLRTSLVNAYGEAIENNR; this is translated from the coding sequence ATGACAGTTGAATTAATTAGTGTTGGAACGGAAATATTACTAGGAAACATTGTAAATACAAATGCAAGCTTTCTTGCAGAAAAATGTGCTGCGCTTGGAATGGCGAATTATTATCAGATCTCTGTAGGCGACAACGAAGAAAGACTGAGTGGTGTAATTAATACGGCTTTATCCCGTAGCGACATTATAATCCTGACAGGGGGACTTGGTCCCACGGAAGATGACCTGACGAAGGAAGTTACGGCTAAAGTATTAAAGCGCAGGTTGGTGGAAGATGCTGGTTCGAGAAGCAGAATCGAAGAGTATTTTAAAGGCAGAGAAAGAAAAGATATTACTGAAAACAACTGGAAGCAGGCACTTATAATAGAAGGCTGTCAAGTTGTAGAGAATAACAATGGAACAGCCCCAGGGCTAATTGTGAAAACAGAAGAAGGAAAGATTATTATTCTGATGCCAGGACCTCCGGGTGAGATGATCCCGATGTTTGAAGAATCCATTGTTCCTTACCTGAAAACTCTTTCAGAGAATGTTCTGTATTCGGAGATGGTTAAGATCTGCGGGATTGGTGAAAGCAAGGCAGAAACCATGATAAAAGATATGATAGATTCTCAGACCAATCCTACCATAGCGCCTTATGCTAAAAATGGAGAAGTTCATCTTCGTGTTACCGCATTGGCAGCTACAAAAGAAGAGGGAATGCTTCTTACGGCACCGGTTGTTGCAGAGTTAAAGAAACGTTTTGGAAGCCATATATATACCACAGATGAAAAAGTGACGATTGAAGAAGCTGTGATAAATCTGTTAACGAAGTTTAATTTAACGGTTTCTACCGCTGAATCCTGTTCCGGAGGACTTTTAGCCGGAAGGCTTGTGAATGTTTCTGGGGCTTCTGCTGTTTTTGAAGAAGGCTTTATAACCTATTCCAATAAGGCTAAAATGAAGTATTTAGGTGTATCTGAAAGTACTCTTAAAAAGTATGGAGCGGTCAGCAGTGAGACAGCAAAAGAAATGGCAGCAGGTGCGGCTAAGGCGGCAGGAAGCCTAGCAGCTCTTTCTGTAACAGGGATTGCAGGTCCGGAAGGCGGTACAGAAAGTAAACCCGTTGGCCTTGTCTATATCGGATGCTATTTCGATGGAAAGATAGAAGTAAGAGAATTTCATTTTAAGGGAAACAGACAAAAGGTTAGGGAATATACGGTAATTTCAGCGTTAGATTTCCTTCGTACCTCTTTAGTAAATGCTTATGGTGAAGCAATAGAAAATAACAGATAA
- a CDS encoding CvpA family protein gives MKKTRNVIISLIAALLILFVYYYITLPAVNVHSHGFWFFIIIAMIVLTLVIGFAFNKKDKLITSPGDFLKGPFIKASLALTIAVTLFYIGGALLSSPIINSSKYQKLLAVKEGDFKKDIKEISYSEIPVLDKTSATLLGSRKMGSITEYVSQFEVSDDYTQINYKGVPNRVTPLKYGNAIKWFTNHKNGIPAYMRIDMTTENVSLVKLSKGIKYSQSDHFGRYLNRYLRFHYPAYVFASYNFEIDESGVPYWVCPVKSYTIGLFGGETIGKVVLVNAITGDLKTYKVADVPQWVDRVYSADLLIQQFNYYGTLKHGYLNSVFSQKDSLQTTQGYNYIALEDDVWVYTGVTSVGQDESNVGFVLMNQRTAETRYYPISGAEEYSAMASAEGQVQHLGYTATFPLLLNIGGEPTYFIALKDAAGLVKSYAMVNISRYQIVATAETIKECERQYLQKLQDDNIIQEDTDSLQSASGIISKIADVVIDGNSHYYIILQGNDGIFDINVEKFPEIIRYNIGDFLKITFSPGASYNTVEELQE, from the coding sequence ATGAAAAAAACGCGAAATGTTATAATCAGCCTAATCGCCGCTCTTTTGATATTATTTGTTTATTATTATATCACACTGCCGGCTGTGAATGTACACTCCCACGGCTTCTGGTTCTTTATTATCATTGCCATGATTGTACTCACCCTTGTTATTGGTTTTGCCTTTAACAAGAAAGATAAGTTAATTACAAGTCCGGGAGACTTTCTGAAAGGTCCTTTTATAAAGGCTTCTTTGGCCCTGACCATTGCTGTTACCCTCTTTTATATCGGAGGCGCGCTTTTGTCCTCCCCTATTATTAATTCCTCAAAATACCAAAAGCTCCTTGCAGTAAAGGAAGGAGATTTTAAAAAAGACATTAAAGAAATCTCCTATTCCGAGATTCCTGTCCTGGATAAAACTTCTGCAACTCTTTTAGGTTCCAGGAAGATGGGTAGTATCACAGAATATGTATCACAGTTTGAAGTATCAGATGATTATACTCAGATTAATTATAAAGGAGTTCCTAACAGAGTCACTCCTTTAAAGTACGGCAACGCTATAAAATGGTTTACTAATCACAAAAACGGTATACCTGCCTATATGCGTATAGATATGACTACGGAAAACGTGTCTCTGGTGAAACTATCAAAAGGCATAAAATACTCCCAGTCAGACCATTTTGGCAGATATCTAAACCGTTATCTGCGTTTTCACTACCCGGCTTATGTCTTCGCTTCTTATAACTTCGAAATTGATGAATCCGGTGTGCCTTACTGGGTGTGCCCTGTCAAGAGCTACACTATCGGGCTGTTCGGTGGTGAAACTATTGGAAAAGTAGTACTTGTGAATGCCATTACCGGTGATTTAAAGACCTATAAAGTAGCTGATGTTCCCCAATGGGTAGACCGTGTTTACTCTGCCGATTTGCTGATACAGCAGTTTAATTACTATGGAACTTTAAAACATGGCTATCTGAATTCCGTCTTTAGTCAGAAGGATTCCCTGCAAACCACTCAGGGGTATAACTACATTGCCCTGGAAGATGACGTTTGGGTTTATACCGGTGTTACCTCTGTAGGTCAGGATGAATCCAATGTAGGTTTTGTTCTTATGAATCAGCGAACTGCAGAGACCAGATACTATCCAATCTCCGGTGCCGAGGAATATTCAGCTATGGCCTCTGCCGAAGGCCAGGTACAGCATCTGGGTTATACCGCAACCTTTCCATTGCTCCTTAACATCGGCGGAGAACCAACTTATTTTATTGCTCTAAAAGATGCTGCCGGCCTTGTGAAAAGCTATGCCATGGTAAACATCTCCAGGTATCAGATCGTAGCAACCGCTGAAACTATTAAGGAATGTGAACGTCAGTATCTGCAAAAGCTTCAGGATGACAATATCATTCAGGAAGACACCGATAGTCTTCAGTCCGCCTCCGGTATTATATCAAAGATTGCAGATGTAGTTATTGACGGTAACTCCCATTATTATATTATACTACAGGGAAATGACGGAATCTTTGATATCAATGTAGAAAAATTCCCGGAAATTATACGATACAACATAGGAGATTTCTTAAAGATAACTTTTTCACCAGGTGCCTCCTATAATACGGTAGAAGAACTTCAAGAGTAA
- a CDS encoding tetratricopeptide repeat protein — protein MKSELEEKYHYLYENLQKAPLKELKEFVKAWEVSENKKDTPYFSPNHLLELYIYEYKVQGEKFEILDWKLHLIYRELAERYTKKDDLAMALSYYEKALDFNPVDVEVIYGLAHLYRNSGNFDMLYQTAVRMYPFCYTRSDMSKYYRLLGMFYLETYQPELAEALYEYSEYYYPNEVASKEIEFLEKALKRKHQEREISELQEILKKKSIPVIPRQETMGLLYKTAQLELGRNNTEYARFLFLFLYQLTGDEEAGEILTRLGHPVK, from the coding sequence ATGAAGTCTGAATTGGAGGAAAAGTACCATTACCTTTATGAAAACCTGCAGAAGGCGCCACTAAAGGAATTAAAAGAATTTGTAAAAGCGTGGGAAGTGTCTGAGAACAAGAAGGATACTCCTTATTTTTCTCCAAATCATCTTTTGGAGTTATATATATACGAATACAAAGTCCAGGGTGAAAAATTCGAAATCTTAGACTGGAAGCTGCATCTGATATACCGGGAATTGGCAGAAAGATACACGAAAAAGGATGACCTGGCGATGGCTCTTAGCTATTATGAAAAAGCCCTTGATTTTAATCCGGTGGATGTGGAGGTTATATATGGATTGGCACATCTGTACCGGAATAGCGGAAATTTTGATATGCTTTATCAGACTGCCGTAAGAATGTATCCCTTCTGTTATACCAGAAGTGATATGAGTAAATATTACAGACTCCTTGGTATGTTTTACTTAGAGACGTACCAGCCGGAACTTGCAGAAGCACTTTATGAGTACAGTGAGTATTATTACCCCAATGAAGTTGCCTCAAAGGAAATAGAATTTCTGGAAAAAGCTTTAAAAAGAAAACATCAAGAAAGGGAAATCTCTGAACTCCAAGAGATATTAAAGAAGAAGAGTATACCGGTTATCCCAAGACAGGAAACTATGGGCTTGTTGTATAAAACAGCGCAGCTGGAACTTGGGAGAAATAACACGGAGTATGCCAGGTTTCTCTTCTTATTTTTATACCAGCTAACAGGAGATGAAGAAGCTGGAGAGATTCTTACCCGTTTAGGGCACCCGGTAAAATAA
- the pgsA gene encoding CDP-diacylglycerol--glycerol-3-phosphate 3-phosphatidyltransferase, translated as MNLPNKITIARACMIPVFLIFFLVPGITGGKYIAGVIFIVASLSDALDGYLARKNNLVTNFGKFADPLADKLLVSAALICFVELGLVPAWIIIVIISREFIISGFRLVASDNGVVIAASYIAKFKTTAQMIMAVLLIFHFDNPVYHVLEQIFIYLSLVLTVVSLIDYMYKNRKVLSDKK; from the coding sequence ATGAATCTTCCTAACAAAATCACGATAGCAAGGGCTTGCATGATACCGGTTTTTCTAATATTTTTTCTGGTGCCGGGTATTACCGGAGGCAAGTATATTGCAGGAGTAATTTTTATTGTAGCCTCTCTTTCTGATGCTTTGGATGGATATCTGGCAAGAAAAAACAATTTGGTTACAAACTTTGGTAAGTTTGCTGATCCCTTGGCTGATAAACTGCTGGTTTCAGCTGCGCTTATCTGCTTTGTAGAATTAGGGCTGGTTCCTGCCTGGATTATTATCGTTATAATCTCCAGAGAATTTATTATCAGTGGTTTTCGCCTGGTAGCATCGGATAACGGAGTTGTAATAGCTGCAAGTTATATCGCAAAGTTTAAAACAACTGCTCAGATGATTATGGCAGTTCTTTTGATTTTTCACTTTGATAACCCTGTATATCATGTACTGGAGCAGATATTTATCTATCTCTCACTGGTATTGACGGTGGTATCTTTGATTGACTACATGTATAAGAATAGAAAAGTACTATCAGATAAGAAATAA
- the rimO gene encoding 30S ribosomal protein S12 methylthiotransferase RimO → MNIFFVSLGCDKNLVDSEIMLGIVKEYGFTITDEEKQADIIIVNTCCFINDAKEESINTILEMGQYKKNGKLKGLIVTGCLAQRYKQDILNEIPEVDGVVGTKKYDEIASVIDEVLKGSKSVKIDEDVNSKHQKYKRINTTGGYFSYLKIAEGCDKHCTYCIIPKVRGNYQSRPMEEVLEEAKELADNGVKELILVAQETTLYGKDIYQEKSLHKLLRELCKIEGIEWIRILYCYPEEITDELIEVMKSETKICHYLDIPIQHASDDILKKMGRRTTKEELTIMINKLRREIPDIALRTTLITGFPGETEENHEEVKAFVKEMGFERLGVFTYSKEEDTPAAKMPSQIRKPVKVKRQKEIMELQQSIAFEKSEEKIGDRLKVLIEGKLPDESLDDYGMDSGNVYIGRTYMDAPNVDGYIFIPTRAMIMSGEFVEAVVTEARGYDLVAELVN, encoded by the coding sequence ATGAATATATTTTTTGTTTCGCTGGGATGCGACAAAAACCTGGTGGACAGTGAAATAATGCTTGGAATTGTAAAAGAGTATGGCTTTACCATAACCGATGAGGAAAAACAGGCAGATATTATTATTGTAAATACCTGCTGCTTTATAAACGATGCCAAGGAAGAAAGTATTAATACCATTTTGGAAATGGGGCAATATAAGAAGAACGGTAAATTAAAGGGATTAATTGTAACAGGATGTCTTGCACAACGCTATAAACAGGATATTTTGAATGAAATACCGGAAGTAGACGGAGTGGTAGGTACAAAGAAGTATGATGAAATAGCTTCTGTTATTGATGAGGTATTAAAGGGAAGCAAGTCAGTTAAAATAGACGAGGATGTTAACAGCAAACACCAGAAATACAAGAGAATTAATACGACTGGCGGTTATTTCTCTTATTTAAAGATTGCGGAAGGCTGTGATAAGCATTGTACTTATTGCATTATCCCTAAGGTAAGAGGCAATTATCAGAGCAGACCAATGGAAGAAGTACTGGAGGAAGCTAAAGAGCTGGCTGATAACGGTGTTAAGGAGCTGATACTGGTAGCTCAGGAAACAACACTTTACGGAAAGGATATCTACCAGGAGAAATCCTTGCATAAACTTCTAAGAGAGCTATGTAAGATAGAAGGAATTGAATGGATTCGAATACTCTACTGCTATCCGGAGGAGATTACTGATGAACTGATAGAGGTTATGAAATCCGAAACCAAAATCTGTCACTACCTGGATATCCCAATTCAACATGCCAGTGATGATATATTAAAGAAGATGGGGAGACGCACTACCAAGGAAGAGCTGACCATCATGATAAACAAATTAAGAAGAGAAATACCGGATATAGCTCTTCGGACAACCTTAATTACCGGCTTTCCCGGTGAAACAGAGGAAAATCATGAAGAAGTGAAAGCTTTTGTGAAGGAGATGGGGTTTGAAAGACTTGGTGTATTCACCTATTCCAAGGAAGAAGATACGCCTGCTGCCAAAATGCCCTCTCAGATTAGAAAACCCGTAAAAGTAAAACGTCAGAAAGAAATTATGGAATTACAGCAAAGTATTGCATTCGAAAAATCAGAAGAAAAAATCGGTGACAGATTAAAAGTATTAATCGAAGGAAAACTGCCGGATGAATCTCTGGATGATTATGGAATGGACAGCGGAAATGTTTATATCGGAAGGACCTATATGGATGCTCCCAATGTGGACGGATACATTTTTATTCCTACCAGAGCAATGATAATGTCCGGTGAATTTGTTGAAGCTGTTGTGACTGAAGCAAGAGGCTATGATTTGGTAGCGGAACTTGTAAATTAA
- a CDS encoding GTP-binding protein: protein MNKRIPITLITGYLGSGKTTLLNQVLKNQKGYKVAVIVNDIGEINIDAELIERGGEVTLAEDNLVALSNGCICCSLKTDLMKQIVQLVKQRRFDYIVIEASGICEPLSIVQTIAMLDGTVEDERLPNICRLDNVVTVVDARRLVDEFLGGRSLIKENIEEDDIESLVIQQIEFCNTIILNKVSDVTEAEKREILSIIRQLQPEAEIIETDYARVEVTKVLNTEKFSLDKVESSSGWKKAFLEEKDHSHEHESQQEEHTHQHRHHHHHHNGETDEYGISTFLYYTRRPFIYEKFEEWINSKWPANIIRSKGMVWFSDEWDNAHIFEQAGKQVNLTPAGLWAAAATKEELEAAMKKYPTIKENWDKTYGDRMIKLVFIGKNMDKVKICKELDACLDN, encoded by the coding sequence ATGAACAAAAGAATACCGATTACACTGATAACAGGTTATTTGGGGTCCGGCAAAACAACCCTGCTAAATCAAGTGTTGAAAAATCAGAAAGGCTATAAGGTTGCAGTAATTGTAAATGATATCGGTGAAATTAACATTGATGCGGAACTGATCGAACGGGGAGGAGAAGTGACTCTGGCCGAAGATAATCTTGTAGCTTTATCTAATGGATGTATCTGCTGCAGCTTAAAGACGGACTTAATGAAGCAGATTGTGCAGTTAGTCAAGCAGAGGCGTTTTGATTATATTGTAATAGAAGCCAGCGGAATCTGTGAGCCCTTATCCATTGTCCAAACCATTGCTATGTTGGATGGAACTGTAGAAGATGAGCGCCTTCCTAATATATGCAGACTGGATAATGTGGTTACAGTAGTTGATGCCAGACGTTTGGTGGACGAATTTCTTGGCGGAAGAAGCCTTATAAAAGAGAATATTGAGGAAGATGATATCGAAAGTCTTGTCATACAACAGATAGAGTTCTGTAATACGATTATTTTAAATAAAGTATCTGATGTTACAGAAGCTGAAAAAAGAGAGATTCTTTCAATAATCAGGCAGCTTCAGCCGGAGGCAGAAATAATTGAAACTGATTATGCGAGGGTAGAAGTAACCAAGGTATTGAATACGGAAAAATTTTCTTTAGATAAAGTAGAGAGCTCCTCTGGCTGGAAGAAAGCCTTTTTAGAAGAGAAAGACCACTCCCATGAACATGAAAGTCAGCAGGAAGAACATACCCATCAACACAGGCACCATCATCACCATCATAATGGTGAAACGGATGAATATGGAATAAGTACCTTCCTTTACTATACAAGAAGACCTTTTATCTACGAAAAATTCGAGGAGTGGATAAATAGTAAATGGCCTGCCAATATAATCAGAAGTAAAGGGATGGTGTGGTTCTCTGACGAATGGGACAATGCTCATATCTTTGAGCAGGCAGGAAAACAGGTGAATCTAACACCGGCTGGACTATGGGCAGCAGCTGCTACAAAAGAAGAGCTTGAAGCAGCAATGAAGAAATATCCGACCATAAAAGAGAATTGGGATAAGACTTACGGTGATCGAATGATTAAGCTTGTTTTTATTGGAAAGAACATGGATAAAGTGAAAATCTGCAAAGAATTGGATGCTTGTCTAGATAATTGA
- the folD gene encoding bifunctional methylenetetrahydrofolate dehydrogenase/methenyltetrahydrofolate cyclohydrolase FolD: MDKIIDGKQISSALKEELKKEVSQLMEQGIEVTLAVIQVGSDPASTVYVGNKKKACEYIGIRSLAYELKEETTQEELLALIEELNQKVEVNGILVQLPLPKNIKEDVIIKAISPQKDVDGFHPENVGLLNTGQKGFVSCTPAGIIELIKRSGIRISGKECVVIGRSNIVGKPMAALLLKEDATVTVCHSKTVDLKSVAKRADILIAALGKPKFINRDFIKEGAVVIDVGIHRLDNKKLCGDVDFEDVYDLVSAITPVPGGVGPMTITMLMKNCVESAKEMQNLRK, from the coding sequence ATGGATAAGATAATTGATGGAAAGCAAATATCCTCAGCTTTAAAGGAGGAATTAAAAAAAGAAGTCAGTCAGTTAATGGAACAGGGAATTGAAGTTACTTTAGCTGTTATTCAGGTGGGAAGTGATCCTGCTTCCACTGTATATGTGGGAAATAAAAAGAAGGCTTGCGAATATATCGGTATTCGTTCTTTAGCTTATGAACTAAAAGAAGAAACGACACAAGAGGAGCTTCTGGCCCTGATAGAAGAGTTAAATCAAAAAGTAGAAGTTAATGGAATTTTAGTACAGCTTCCCCTGCCAAAGAATATAAAGGAAGATGTTATTATAAAGGCCATATCTCCCCAAAAAGATGTGGATGGTTTCCATCCGGAGAATGTCGGGCTTTTAAACACCGGGCAAAAAGGCTTTGTATCCTGTACCCCTGCCGGTATTATTGAGTTGATAAAGCGTTCCGGAATTCGTATAAGCGGAAAAGAATGTGTAGTAATCGGTAGAAGTAATATTGTTGGTAAACCCATGGCAGCACTGCTTTTAAAAGAAGATGCTACCGTGACGGTCTGCCATTCCAAAACAGTCGATCTAAAAAGTGTGGCAAAGAGAGCAGATATTCTGATAGCTGCACTAGGAAAGCCTAAATTTATCAATCGTGATTTCATCAAAGAAGGTGCAGTAGTAATTGATGTGGGCATACACCGGCTTGATAATAAGAAACTCTGCGGAGATGTTGACTTTGAGGACGTTTATGACCTGGTAAGTGCTATTACTCCGGTACCGGGCGGTGTAGGACCAATGACCATTACCATGCTTATGAAGAATTGTGTGGAAAGTGCCAAAGAAATGCAAAACTTAAGAAAATAG
- a CDS encoding hydratase, translating into MIKLYEKGAYVLHGTEVIDELEATKEMLQAKTGKECSKSELSENTLAYSILKAHNTSGNMEKLKVKFDKLTSHDITFVGIIQTARASGLEKFPVPYVLTNCHNSLCAVGGTINEDDHMFGLSCAKKYGGIYVPPHQAVIHQFAREVLAEGGKMILGSDSHTRYGALGTMAIGEGGPELVKQLLNKTYDINMPGVIGVHLTGEPRKGVGPQDIALAIIGAVFEKGYVNNKVMEFFGEGVYKLSVDYRIGIDVMTTETTCLSSIWVTDNKVKEFYEIHKRPEAYKELTLEEAVYYDGMIEVDLGDIKPMIAMPFHPSNVYTIDELNENLYDVLSEVEKKAAVSLDNKIKYSLQDKVRNNRLYVDQGVIAGCAGGGFENICDAADILKGKYIGADDFSLSVYPASQPIFMELVKNGLVADLMETGATIRTAFCGPCFGAGDVPSNNGFSIRHTTRNFPNREGSKITSGQIASVALMDARSIAATAASQGYLTSSENIDTEFLKPKYFYDSKIYDNRVYNGIGKPIPETEIKFGPGIVDWPAMSGLTDNMLLKVVSVIMDPVTTTDELIPSGETSSYRSNPLGLAEFTLSRKDPAYVGSAKEIQLGEKARTKGEDIFAAVGELKEVYETIQKVFPVEPSETEIGSVIYAVKPGDGSAREQAASCQKVLGGLANIAKEYATKRYRSNLINWGMLPFLLKEEVPFEKGDYLFIKDIKKAISEKHSEIKAYIVGKGMKEITLMLGELTDDEREIIDKGCLINYYRNEK; encoded by the coding sequence ATGATTAAGCTTTATGAAAAAGGTGCCTATGTTTTACACGGCACAGAGGTTATAGACGAATTAGAAGCAACAAAGGAAATGCTTCAGGCTAAGACAGGAAAGGAATGTTCCAAGTCAGAGTTATCTGAAAATACGCTGGCTTACAGTATTTTAAAGGCACATAATACCTCGGGAAATATGGAGAAGTTAAAGGTTAAATTTGATAAATTGACTTCTCATGATATAACTTTCGTTGGAATTATTCAGACAGCCAGAGCCAGCGGTCTTGAGAAATTCCCTGTTCCCTATGTCCTGACAAATTGCCACAACAGCCTTTGTGCCGTAGGTGGTACCATAAATGAAGATGATCATATGTTTGGATTATCCTGTGCCAAAAAGTACGGTGGAATTTATGTTCCCCCACATCAGGCAGTTATACATCAATTTGCAAGAGAGGTGTTGGCAGAAGGTGGTAAGATGATCCTGGGTTCTGACAGTCATACACGTTACGGTGCTTTGGGAACCATGGCTATCGGAGAAGGCGGGCCGGAGCTTGTAAAACAGCTTTTAAATAAAACCTATGATATCAATATGCCGGGAGTAATTGGCGTTCATTTAACAGGAGAACCAAGAAAAGGTGTCGGTCCTCAGGATATAGCACTTGCAATAATCGGAGCAGTCTTTGAAAAGGGCTATGTTAATAATAAAGTAATGGAGTTTTTCGGAGAAGGTGTGTATAAATTATCCGTTGATTACCGTATAGGAATCGATGTTATGACCACAGAAACTACCTGCCTTTCTTCCATCTGGGTTACGGACAATAAGGTAAAAGAATTTTATGAGATACATAAGAGACCGGAAGCTTATAAAGAACTCACTTTAGAGGAAGCAGTTTACTATGACGGAATGATAGAAGTAGATTTGGGAGATATCAAACCAATGATTGCGATGCCTTTTCATCCCAGCAATGTTTATACCATTGATGAGCTGAATGAAAATCTTTATGATGTTCTTTCGGAAGTAGAAAAGAAAGCGGCTGTCAGCCTTGATAATAAGATTAAATATAGTTTGCAGGATAAGGTTCGCAACAACAGATTATATGTTGATCAGGGAGTAATCGCCGGCTGTGCGGGAGGCGGATTTGAGAATATCTGTGATGCAGCTGATATTCTAAAAGGAAAATATATCGGAGCTGATGACTTCTCCTTAAGCGTATATCCTGCCAGTCAGCCTATCTTTATGGAACTTGTAAAGAATGGTCTGGTAGCAGATTTAATGGAAACCGGTGCAACGATAAGAACGGCTTTCTGCGGTCCTTGTTTTGGAGCGGGAGATGTACCTTCCAATAACGGGTTTAGCATCAGACATACTACCAGAAATTTCCCTAACAGAGAGGGATCCAAGATTACAAGCGGACAGATTGCATCCGTGGCACTTATGGATGCAAGATCCATTGCAGCCACCGCAGCAAGCCAGGGATATTTGACCTCATCGGAGAATATTGATACTGAATTTTTAAAGCCGAAGTATTTCTATGACAGTAAGATTTATGATAACCGCGTATATAATGGTATAGGAAAGCCCATACCTGAGACAGAGATAAAGTTTGGACCGGGAATTGTTGATTGGCCGGCAATGTCAGGACTAACGGATAATATGCTGTTAAAAGTGGTATCTGTTATAATGGATCCGGTAACAACTACGGATGAACTGATACCCTCCGGCGAAACCTCCTCTTACCGTTCGAATCCTTTAGGTCTTGCAGAATTCACTCTTTCCAGGAAGGATCCGGCTTATGTAGGAAGTGCCAAAGAAATACAGCTTGGTGAGAAGGCTCGTACCAAGGGAGAAGATATTTTTGCTGCAGTGGGCGAGCTGAAAGAAGTGTATGAAACTATTCAGAAGGTCTTTCCGGTTGAGCCCTCAGAGACGGAGATTGGCAGTGTAATCTATGCGGTTAAGCCCGGGGACGGCTCTGCCAGAGAACAGGCAGCCAGCTGCCAGAAGGTACTTGGCGGACTTGCCAATATCGCAAAAGAATATGCTACCAAGAGATACCGCTCTAATCTGATTAATTGGGGAATGCTACCCTTTCTGTTAAAGGAGGAGGTTCCTTTTGAAAAAGGTGATTATCTCTTTATAAAAGATATTAAAAAAGCAATTTCAGAGAAACATAGTGAAATCAAAGCCTATATTGTAGGAAAAGGCATGAAAGAGATTACGCTTATGTTAGGTGAATTGACGGATGACGAAAGAGAAATTATAGATAAAGGTTGTTTAATTAATTATTACCGCAATGAAAAATAA
- a CDS encoding GTP-binding protein, whose protein sequence is MSSYSKKNIILITGYLGFGKTTLLNELLQNMVTSVYWKKL, encoded by the coding sequence ATGAGTAGTTATTCTAAGAAAAATATTATATTGATTACAGGTTATTTAGGTTTCGGCAAAACAACTCTGCTGAATGAACTGTTACAGAATATGGTAACTAGTGTTTATTGGAAAAAGTTATGA